Below is a window of Colias croceus chromosome 15, ilColCroc2.1 DNA.
tattttttgcgtGATGCGATACTATAATTACACACGTATCGATACTTAAGCACGTTCTAATCTAATTACTagttatgaaaaatatgtcACGTTAATGgctcattttattttttctttccaTACACTTTAAAATCGTCGAGTTCAGTGAACTCAGAACTTGCTCTCAAATTAGAGAAATGTTTATTGTCTTGCAATGTGCAAATAcgtttattgttataaaaagttCTTTTTACTGAGATATATTCCAAGAAATCGGCATGAACTGCGAAATTTTCACATGAAATTGGCATGACACTAGTATAGTATAATAGTACCTAGTAATGACAaagattttttgaattttggtattattaattcactttTAAGTTCTATTTTCGCGGTCAAAATCCACACCgaccatttttaaatgtttatagcaaatttattcaattttattcaaccaaattaattaaattttaacaaaaacctCAATAGTAACTAGGTAGTGCCAGCCACTGCCAGTacgatacaaaaaaaaattctccTAGGTTTCAgtaaattatacctacttgCTTCTTTTGCAGGTGCACggagaatattttaattggacCGCAGACCAACAGGGTACCATAATTGGTGCATATTTCTGGTGCTACCCTTTGACATCCCTCATAGGAGGTATGGCATCTGAGCGATGGGGTCCCAGATATGTCATTCTGGTGACAACTCTTATCAGTGGGATATTGACAGCTTTGAGCCCTTTTGCTGCTCGTTTAGGCTACGTTGCACTGGTCATTGTACGCTTCCTTCTTGGATGTGCGGGGGTAAGAATCGGTTTGGAATCAGTGTTTTATAGCTTGTCTGTAAAAGTATTTTACTAGTACCATTGACTACAACTTATACTATTACAAGCAAAATTTCTGTACCTACCCATAATTGTACTTGTATTCTCTaagtattatttgtaaaattggcgaaacaaaattatgaattttaatgttatagaACGTATTTAACGTATTTATTTACCatgtaattacaaattaataaagaataatgaCAGTAAAACTAGTCTGTACGCCCTTGAATTTATACAGATGAACATAACATAATTGAAAAACGCTAAGGAAAATAGGATATACCACCATTAACAATAGGTGCCTTCTCAATACAAATGTTTcctctatatttaaaaatgaaataaatgaactCACAGTTGAGGATAAATCTTCATACTTATATTCCATCTTCGTGTTACCTATTAGATTAGATTCACgagtatataaaattatttgttttaacataTACACGTGACTCAAACATTAACTTATTTGTTGATTGATGAAGTTGGAGAGCCTGTATTGTGGGATTTCACGCTCATATTTCATAATGATAAATGTCGCCTGTTTTtgtcataatataaagtattgtttaataaggtataagaagttattaataatggtggcaaatttaaaattacctcATACAACTTTCAATTAGAACAACTGGGCAGTTTCTAATGTTTACCATATTAAGATCGATCACAAACATATCAATTTAAAAGACTATTTTTAGGGTTTCACGTATCCCGCTCTACATGTGCTGGTAGCTCGGTGGGCTCCACCGGCCGAGAAAGGAAAATTTGTTAGCGCCATGATGGGCGGGACCTTGGGAATTGTAGCGACTTGGTCTCTCACTGGGCCTCTAATGGAGAAATTTGGCTGGGCTTCAGCATTTTACGTGCCAGCAGGATTGTCATTTATATGGTGCGGATTCTGGTGGTATTTAGTCGCCGACACACCCAACGAACATCCCAGAATATCAACCGCTgagaaaaaatacataatggACGCACTCGGTGACAAGGTTAAGAAATCAAAAGTaagtaaatatgtattgttaAATAATCTACACATTCCATATAGAGAGATTCTGACGGCTTGAATTTTTCTACATCATCGGTTAATATTTgaactataaatttaaaaatgattgctaaatataatgttaaatcTTCCTTTGTAACCTGGGTAATACCAAATTTATAAGATAGGTAATCAttgtaattacatttattacatgtATGTGTTTTGGTTTCAGGGTTTACCACCATTCAAGAGTATATGTACATCGTTTCCTTTCTTAGCAATGGTCATTCTACATTATGGAAATCTATGGGGTCTATACTTTATTATGACAGTGGGACCAAAATTTGTTTCAAGTGTGTTGGACTTTGAATTACAAGCTGCTGGAGTTATATCAGCACTTCCATATCTCGCTAGATTATTACTGGCTACAGTATTTGGATCATTAGGTGACTGTATATTATCCAGAAAAATGATGACAACTACAACTATAAGAAAGTTTTTCTGTCTTTTTTCCCACATCATTCCTGGTATTCTACTTGTGTTAATGGTCTATACGGGTTGCTCGACTGCGCTGTCTGTGACTATAATTACAATGTCTATGGGCTTTAATGGCGCAGCAACTCTGACAAATCTTCAGAATCATCAAGATTTAGCACCTAATTATGCTGGAACGTTGTATGGAATTGCCAATTCTATTGGGAGTACAGCTGGATTCTTTACTCCAATGATAACAGCATATTTCACGAGAAACGGGGTAATGCAATACtacaattgttttttatacaattttataatcaatatGTCGTCAATGTATTGCTTAtatttacctaatattttCTGTTTCTCTTACAGAATACTTTTGAACAATGGCGCCCAGTATTTTTCATAGGAGCCTCAGTTTACATAGTATCCGCAatctttttcatattatttggCACTGGGAATATTCAGCCATGGAATTTTATTAGTGACGATAAAGCCGAAGATGACAAAACAAAATCTAGTGACCTTAAAGATATGGGCGACGATTCGAAAAATGGAAATTTGAAGGACTCAAAAGAAATATCGTTAAACGTTACTCGCGCATAGATGTAATTTGAGCATTTGACATTTGAGCGATTGTAATTTATCCCtgattttacttaatttgtGGTCAGTTTGAGATAGTTAGAATCATTTTTGTAGAAATTTATCATTGTAGTGCTTGCCATTATAgaagtatgtattttatctGTTGGGTTTGTTGTCTATATTACCAATAAATAAGACATTTTCAACATGCAGGTATGTTAAATGAATATCGGAAACTGTGATTATTATTGCCAAATGgactattgaaaaatattgttgtaTCGTCGAAATGTTTCATAGTTAAGAtcagtattattattatcttcactgactattgttattatttatttacgtaaGTTCTCATTTGCGCATTTACTTTTAGATTTtagtgttattataatatgtatttcgattacctaactataatttgtttattgtttgtgacatataattataaataaatttgtgacTCTATAACATAAAGCGAATGTTTTATTTGACTCATTCTTTTATCTCATGAAGTACGTatgaatattatgtacgtTGGTAGGTATCTGAGGTTGGTAGGTGGTAAAATCATCTTATGgtatgtacctaggtatagtcataataatattatacgcaATGTTGGTTGGTACTTGGTAGGTAAACATATCTAATGTCTCGAgctataatttcaaaattatcaaataattcagccaaataattaatttcgcaAAACTTGGCAAAAacttttaagtatataaactGTTAGATTTACTGAAAATTTAACCTTTTCCctaaatttttcttattatttccCATTTCCCTAAATTTATTGTACAGTGTTtcttaatagaaaaataacctgttgtaataaaattataatatttattttttcattcataaaacATTGTTTCTCAGAATACCTGAATAgaacaattttattcaatCATTTCCATAAGAAATGATAAAGGTAAACTAAGCATGCTAATCTTGGCTGTTAATGGGCTAATTTGTAACGCTCTTTGCGTTTATGGGCACTtgcgataaatattatatttacaatcgaGATGGCCGTGATTttgacaataattttataacatggTTATTTGTGTACGCGCAATTGTGAGCATCCTTAAAGATCCTAGTTACTACTTATATAGAATCTTCCTTCTGCGAGTTAACTACACTTATTTCTTTTAGGTGGgcataatgatattttttggatactttcttatttatatcGTGCGATACAATTTGAGTGTCCATATTGTTGATATGGTGGAAATTTCCAAAAGAATTTTGTTTTCGTATTACAATGAAACAGAAATGTTGAGAACAAAGCCGAAAGCTTTCAGGACCCAGGTTAGCTATAACTTTCCTGAATTCACTTATATCGCTTTGAATTCCAGATCATttgaaaatctatttattttttagtatggCATGGATTTGCTTCATTGGAATGAAAATAAGATAGCTCTTTTATTAGCTGCCTATCATATTGGATATTGTGTTTGTTTTCCAATATTCCACAACCTTGGAGATCGGTAAGACAAGGCACATTGTAAAAAGGAACAATAAAGTCACaacctaaagaagtttttaatgtaaaactaaatatttaagatttgGACCGACATGGGTTGTTGGAGTGGCTGGAATTATTTCAGGAGCCTTAAATTGTCTCGTACCCTCTGCAGCTTGGTTTAGTTTCTggctattttttatagttcGAATTTTGAACGGATTTTGTGCGGTATGCCGTatgatatttattgaaattgaattgaattattataagaaaataatgaaGTTTCTGCCTtagaattattatacataaattatcataattcaAGATC
It encodes the following:
- the LOC123697935 gene encoding sialin-like translates to MAVINIKIFDVIPVRLNLWLMLFTSCWVIYMLRVNISLNLIAMVPEPMKAASKRSQCGSKIDVYNDTMNANATMAHDHVTKLRTQVHGEYFNWTADQQGTIIGAYFWCYPLTSLIGGMASERWGPRYVILVTTLISGILTALSPFAARLGYVALVIVRFLLGCAGGFTYPALHVLVARWAPPAEKGKFVSAMMGGTLGIVATWSLTGPLMEKFGWASAFYVPAGLSFIWCGFWWYLVADTPNEHPRISTAEKKYIMDALGDKVKKSKGLPPFKSICTSFPFLAMVILHYGNLWGLYFIMTVGPKFVSSVLDFELQAAGVISALPYLARLLLATVFGSLGDCILSRKMMTTTTIRKFFCLFSHIIPGILLVLMVYTGCSTALSVTIITMSMGFNGAATLTNLQNHQDLAPNYAGTLYGIANSIGSTAGFFTPMITAYFTRNGNTFEQWRPVFFIGASVYIVSAIFFILFGTGNIQPWNFISDDKAEDDKTKSSDLKDMGDDSKNGNLKDSKEISLNVTRA